One part of the Arabidopsis thaliana chromosome 1 sequence genome encodes these proteins:
- a CDS encoding 2-oxoglutarate (2OG) and Fe(II)-dependent oxygenase superfamily protein (2-oxoglutarate (2OG) and Fe(II)-dependent oxygenase superfamily protein; FUNCTIONS IN: oxidoreductase activity, acting on paired donors, with incorporation or reduction of molecular oxygen, L-ascorbic acid binding, iron ion binding; INVOLVED IN: oxidation reduction; LOCATED IN: cellular_component unknown; CONTAINS InterPro DOMAIN/s: Prolyl 4-hydroxylase, alpha subunit (InterPro:IPR006620); BEST Arabidopsis thaliana protein match is: 2-oxoglutarate (2OG) and Fe(II)-dependent oxygenase superfamily protein (TAIR:AT5G43660.1); Has 364 Blast hits to 363 proteins in 61 species: Archae - 0; Bacteria - 16; Metazoa - 230; Fungi - 0; Plants - 90; Viruses - 0; Other Eukaryotes - 28 (source: NCBI BLink).) translates to MFQAKRRKTYRQEIISNYQPRFKGLYKLDPKLFLLPSFRKAISENTEESFRRIISEPFPGVFVFKMFQPDFSEKLLLEVENFRKWANETNFTIRRPDNTSKYGVVLDDFGLDIMLKQLMDDFIFPICKVFFPEVCGTMFDSHYGFFIENGEDRDADVGFHVEDSDITLNVCLSKQGEGGEILFAGARCNKHMDIDPKPEEYFDYCHIPGQAILHRGCHVHGARATASGRRANMILWCQNSLFREMQTYEPEFSDWCGQCVHEEKENKSQILAVKRKEMFRIESEAEPPRKK, encoded by the exons ATGTTCCAGGCTAAACGGCGCAAGACCTATAGGCAAGAGATAATATCCAATTATCAG CCACGTTTCAAGGGGTTGTATAAACTTGATCccaaattgtttttgcttCCCTCGTTCCGCAAGGCGATCAGCGAAAACACAGAGGAAAGCTTCAGACGTATCATTTCTGAACCGTTTCCTGgtgtttttgtctttaaaatgtttcagcCTGACTTCTCTGAGAAATTGCTATTAGAG GTAGAGAATTTCAGAAAGTGGGCTAATGAGACAAACTTCACGATCAGGAGACCAGACAACACGAGTAAATACGGTGTTGTACTTGACGACTTTGGCCTGGATATTATGCTTAAGCAACTCATGGATGATTTTATCTTTCCTATTTGCAAAG TATTCTTTCCTGAAGTGTGTGGAACAATGTTTGACTCTCACTATggattttttattgaaaatggTGAAGATAGGGATGCTGACGTAG GCTTTCATGTGGAAGATTCAGACATAACATTGAATGTTTGTTTGAGTAAACAAGGTGAGGGAGGAGAAATACTTTTCGCAGGCGCACGATGCAATAAACATATGGATATAGATCCAAAGCCAGAG GAATATTTTGATTACTGCCATATACCGGGTCAAGCTATACTTCACCGTGGCTGCCACGTCCATGGTGCTAGAGCCACAGCATCTGGTCGTCGGGCCAATATGATTCTTTGGTGCCAGAA CTCTTTGTTTAGAGAGATGCAAACTTATGAACCGGAATTCTCAGACTGGTGCGGTCAATGTGTccatgaagagaaagaaaacaaaagccaGATTCTTGCTGTCAaaagaaag GAGATGTTTAGGATAGAGAGTGAAGCCGAACCTCCacgaaaaaaatga
- a CDS encoding 2-oxoglutarate (2OG) and Fe(II)-dependent oxygenase superfamily protein, whose translation MQCFLFLQPRFKGLYKLDPKLFLLPSFRKAISENTEESFRRIISEPFPGVFVFKMFQPDFSEKLLLEVENFRKWANETNFTIRRPDNTSKYGVVLDDFGLDIMLKQLMDDFIFPICKVFFPEVCGTMFDSHYGFFIENGEDRDADVGFHVEDSDITLNVCLSKQGEGGEILFAGARCNKHMDIDPKPEEYFDYCHIPGQAILHRGCHVHGARATASGRRANMILWCQNSLFREMQTYEPEFSDWCGQCVHEEKENKSQILAVKRKEMFRIESEAEPPRKK comes from the exons ATGcaatgtttccttttcttgcaGCCACGTTTCAAGGGGTTGTATAAACTTGATCccaaattgtttttgcttCCCTCGTTCCGCAAGGCGATCAGCGAAAACACAGAGGAAAGCTTCAGACGTATCATTTCTGAACCGTTTCCTGgtgtttttgtctttaaaatgtttcagcCTGACTTCTCTGAGAAATTGCTATTAGAG GTAGAGAATTTCAGAAAGTGGGCTAATGAGACAAACTTCACGATCAGGAGACCAGACAACACGAGTAAATACGGTGTTGTACTTGACGACTTTGGCCTGGATATTATGCTTAAGCAACTCATGGATGATTTTATCTTTCCTATTTGCAAAG TATTCTTTCCTGAAGTGTGTGGAACAATGTTTGACTCTCACTATggattttttattgaaaatggTGAAGATAGGGATGCTGACGTAG GCTTTCATGTGGAAGATTCAGACATAACATTGAATGTTTGTTTGAGTAAACAAGGTGAGGGAGGAGAAATACTTTTCGCAGGCGCACGATGCAATAAACATATGGATATAGATCCAAAGCCAGAG GAATATTTTGATTACTGCCATATACCGGGTCAAGCTATACTTCACCGTGGCTGCCACGTCCATGGTGCTAGAGCCACAGCATCTGGTCGTCGGGCCAATATGATTCTTTGGTGCCAGAA CTCTTTGTTTAGAGAGATGCAAACTTATGAACCGGAATTCTCAGACTGGTGCGGTCAATGTGTccatgaagagaaagaaaacaaaagccaGATTCTTGCTGTCAaaagaaag GAGATGTTTAGGATAGAGAGTGAAGCCGAACCTCCacgaaaaaaatga
- a CDS encoding auxin-responsive GH3 family protein, giving the protein MSDYFKNRPSKCNSEYTSPDQIILCPDHNQSLYCHLLCGLVQRDEVVRVGAAFAFVLVRAIDFLEKHWKELCSNIRSGHVSEWITDLEGRNAVSTILRGPDSILADVIEQECSHKSWEGIITRLWPKAKYIDCIITGQMSQYIPMLEFYSNKLPIVSTTYGSSESTFGMNVDPLCKPQDTSYTCAPNISYFEFLPVDHKGDMASIVDLVDVKLGCYYEPVVTNYFGLHRYLIGDILQVTGFYNNTPQFRFVHRKNVVLSVRSETTTEEDILKALNHVGLVLESSDLMLMGFTCYADISTFPGHYVFYWELKAKDVQDVFELEEKVMVKCCSLLEESFDEVYRKNRSKDECIGPLEIRVVQQGTFDSLMEYFISQGGSIAQYKTPICINSSEALAVLENKVLARFFSEKSPPLDS; this is encoded by the coding sequence atgagCGATTACTTCAAAAACCGACCATCAAAATGTAATTCTGAGTACACAAGCCCTGACCAAATTATATTGTGCCCAGACCATAATCAGAGTTTGTATTGTCATCTTTTATGCGGGCTTGTCCAGCGAGATGAGGTTGTGAGAGTAGGTGCAGCCTTTGCTTTTGTCTTGGTTCGAGCCATCGATTTTCTTGAGAAACACTGGAAGGAATTGTGTAGCAATATCCGATCAGGTCATGTTAGTGAGTGGATCACTGACCTTGAGGGCAGAAACGCTGTCTCCACCATTCTTCGAGGACCTGATTCAATATTGGCTGATGTTATTGAACAAGAATGCAGCCACAAGTCCTGGGAAGGTATTATTACACGACTTTGGCCCAAAGCCAAATATATTGATTGTATTATAACAGGACAAATGTCTCAATACATTCCAATGTTGGAGTTTTATTCCAACAAGCTGCCTATAGTTTCCACAACATATGGGTCTTCTGAAAGTACATTTGGGATGAATGTGGATCCTCTATGCAAACCACAAGATACCTCCTACACATGTGCGCCGAACATCTCCTACTTCGAGTTTCTACCTGTTGATCACAAGGGAGACATGGCAAGCATTGTTGATCTTGTCGACGTCAAGTTAGGGTGCTACTATGAACCGGTGGTCACTAATTATTTTGGTCTACACAGATATCTTATTGGAGATATTCTACAGGTTACTGGATTTTACAATAACACACCTCAATTTAGATTTGTACATAGAAAGAATGTGGTTTTAAGCGTGAGATCGGAGACAACAACTGAAGAAGACATTTTAAAGGCGTTGAATCATGTGGGACtggttcttgaatcttcaGATTTAATGTTGATGGGCTTCACATGCTATGCAGATATCTCCACATTTCCAGGTCACTACGTTTTTTACTGGGAACTCAAAGCTAAAGACGTTCAAGATGTTTTCGAGCTTGAGGAGAAAGTAATGGTGAAATGTTGCTCTTTATTAGAGGAGTCATTTGATGaagtatatagaaaaaataggAGTAAAGATGAGTGTATCGGACCTCTAGAGATAAGAGTTGTGCAACAAGGAACATTCGATTCCCTCATGGAATATTTCATCTCCCAAGGAGGTTCGATTGCTCAATACAAGACACCCATATGTATCAACTCTTCTGAAGCCTTAGCAGTTCTTGAAAACAAGGTTCTTGCTCGATTCTTTAGCGAAAAATCTCCTCCTCTTGACTCATAG
- a CDS encoding 2-oxoglutarate (2OG) and Fe(II)-dependent oxygenase superfamily protein, whose protein sequence is MQCFLFLQPRFKGLYKLDPKLFLLPSFRKAISENTEESFRRIISEPFPGVFVFKMFQPDFSEKLLLEVTITHHLATYYLPCSYLFGLLLFIFCCLINQVENFRKWANETNFTIRRPDNTSKYGVVLDDFGLDIMLKQLMDDFIFPICKVFFPEVCGTMFDSHYGFFIENGEDRDADVGFHVEDSDITLNVCLSKQGEGGEILFAGARCNKHMDIDPKPEEYFDYCHIPGQAILHRGCHVHGARATASGRRANMILWCQK, encoded by the exons ATGcaatgtttccttttcttgcaGCCACGTTTCAAGGGGTTGTATAAACTTGATCccaaattgtttttgcttCCCTCGTTCCGCAAGGCGATCAGCGAAAACACAGAGGAAAGCTTCAGACGTATCATTTCTGAACCGTTTCCTGgtgtttttgtctttaaaatgtttcagcCTGACTTCTCTGAGAAATTGCTATTAGAGGTAACAATAACCCATCATCTTGCCACTTATTATCTGCCGTGCTCTTACCTCTTTGGTTTACTTTTGTTCATTTTCTGCTGTTTGATTAACCAGGTAGAGAATTTCAGAAAGTGGGCTAATGAGACAAACTTCACGATCAGGAGACCAGACAACACGAGTAAATACGGTGTTGTACTTGACGACTTTGGCCTGGATATTATGCTTAAGCAACTCATGGATGATTTTATCTTTCCTATTTGCAAAG TATTCTTTCCTGAAGTGTGTGGAACAATGTTTGACTCTCACTATggattttttattgaaaatggTGAAGATAGGGATGCTGACGTAG GCTTTCATGTGGAAGATTCAGACATAACATTGAATGTTTGTTTGAGTAAACAAGGTGAGGGAGGAGAAATACTTTTCGCAGGCGCACGATGCAATAAACATATGGATATAGATCCAAAGCCAGAG GAATATTTTGATTACTGCCATATACCGGGTCAAGCTATACTTCACCGTGGCTGCCACGTCCATGGTGCTAGAGCCACAGCATCTGGTCGTCGGGCCAATATGATTCTTTGGTGCCAGAAGTAA
- a CDS encoding Auxin-responsive GH3 family protein gives MSLSVELKDLEVLTTNAKQIQDDVLKEILTLNANTEYLKRFLDGSSDKELFKKNVPVVSYNDVKPYIERVANGEPSDVISGGTITRFVQSTGTSGGIHKIFPVNDKYIENLGYLLAVSSLITSKHFSDKVDEKGKKMAFLYNRLESKTPSGLALSSSFTSYFMSDYFKNRSSKCNSEYTSPDQVILCPDNNQSVYCHLLCGLSQREKVVGVSATFAHALIKAINALQIYWKELSSNIRSGHVSEWITDLDCKNAVSAILGGPDPELADVIEQECSHKSWEGIITRLWPKAKFIECIVTGQMAQYIPTLDFYSNKLPIVSMVYGSSESIFGVNVDPLSKPQDVSYTFLPNISYFEFLPIDHEEDMNTIVDLVGVKLGCYYETVVTSYFGLHRYLIGDILQVTGFYNNTPQFRFVRRKNIVLSVNSEATTEQDILKGLASATLVLESSNSMLTGFTCYADISSFPGHYVFYWELKAKDVDDVVELDENVLEECCYALEESFDALYKRLRSKEGSIGALEIKVVQQGTFDSLMEYFISKGGSVAQYKTPMCINSSETLAVLEDKVIARFYSQKSPPLNL, from the exons atgaGTTTAAGCGTTGAGCTCAAGGATTTGGAGGTCTTAACAACGAACGCAAAGCAAATACAAGATGATGTATTGAAGGAGATACTCACACTTAACGCCAACACAGAGTATCTCAAACGTTTTCTCGATGGAAGCTCTGATAAAGAGTTGTTCAAGAAGAACGTACCGGTGGTGAGCTACAATGATGTCAAGCCTTATATCGAACGTGTTGCGAATGGAGAGCCCTCGGATGTGATTTCAGGTGGAACCATTACAAGATTCGTCCAAAG CACGGGAACTTCAGGAGGgatacataaaatatttccAGTGAACGATAAGTACATAGAGAATCTTGGATACCTTTTGGCTGTATCCTCTCTCATTACTTCCAA ACATTTCAGTGACAAGGTAGAtgagaaaggaaagaaaatggCGTTTCTTTACAACAGATTAGAATCCAAAACTCCCTCCGGATTAGccctttcttcatcatttaCAAGCTATTTCATGAGCGATTACTTCAAAAACCGGTCATCAAAATGTAATTCTGAGTACACAAGCCCCGACCAAGTCATATTGTGCCCCGACAACAACCAAAGTGTGTATTGTCATCTTCTATGTGGGCTTTCCCAGAGAGAAAAGGTTGTGGGAGTTAGTGCAACATTTGCTCATGCCTTAATCAAAGCAATAAATGCTCTTCAAATTTACTGGAAGGAATTGTCTAGTAATATCCGGTCAGGTCATGTTAGTGAGTGGATCACTGACCTTGACTGCAAAAATGCTGTCTCAGCCATTCTTGGAGGACCTGACCCTGAATTGGCTGATGTGATTGAACAAGAATGCAGCCACAAGTCATGGGAAGGTATCATCACACGACTTTGGCCCAAAGCAAAGTTTATTGAATGCATTGTTACAGGACAAATGGCCCAATACATTCCAACATTGGACTTCTATTCCAACAAGCTTCCTATAGTTTCCATGGTATATGGGTCTTCTGAAAGTATATTTGGGGTGAATGTGGATCCTTTATCCAAACCACAAGATGTGTCCTACACATTTCTGCCCAATATCTCCTACTTTGAGTTTCTACCTATTGATCATGAGGAAGATATGAACACCATTGTTGATCTTGTCGGTGTCAAGCTAGGGTGCTATTATGAAACCGTGGTTACTAGTTATTTTGGTCTACACAGGTATCTTATTGGAGATATTCTACAGGTGACTGGATTCTACAATAACACACCTCAATTTAGATTCGTACGCAGAAAGAATATTGTGTTAAGCGTCAATAGTGAAGCAACAACTGAACAGGACATTTTAAAGGGGTTGGCTAGTGCGACCCTTGTTCTTGAGTCTTCAAATTCAATGTTGACGGGTTTCACATGTTATGCGGATATCTCCAGTTTTCCAGGTCACTACGTCTTTTACTGGGAACTCAAAGCAAAAGATGTTGACGATGTTGTTGAGCTTGATGAAAATGTATTGGAAGAATGTTGCTATGCGTTAGAGGAATCGTTTGATGCTCTTTATAAAAGACTAAGGAGTAAAGAAGGGTCAATTGGAGCTCTAGAGATAAAAGTGGTGCAACAAGGAACATTTGATTCTCTCATGGAATATTTCATCTCCAAAGGTGGTTCGGTTGCTCAATACAAGACACCTATGTGTATCAACTCTTCGGAAACCTTAGCAGTTCTTGAAGATAAGGTTATTGCTCGATTCTACAGCCAAAAATCTCCTCCTCTTAACTTATAG
- a CDS encoding 2-oxoglutarate (2OG) and Fe(II)-dependent oxygenase superfamily protein: MLTAQREEKAKFMSDTLRKYISREECSQAKRRKTYRQEIISNYQPRFKGLYKLDPKLFLLPSFRKAISENTEESFRRIISEPFPGVFVFKMFQPDFSEKLLLEVENFRKWANETNFTIRRPDNTSKYGVVLDDFGLDIMLKQLMDDFIFPICKVFFPEVCGTMFDSHYGFFIENGEDRDADVGFHVEDSDITLNVCLSKQGEGGEILFAGARCNKHMDIDPKPEEYFDYCHIPGQAILHRGCHVHGARATASGRRANMILWCQNSLFREMQTYEPEFSDWCGQCVHEEKENKSQILAVKRKEMFRIESEAEPPRKK, encoded by the exons ATGCTCACGGcgcagagagaagagaaggccaAATTCATGTCAGACACTTTGCGGAAGTACATTTCCCGCGAAGAATGTTCCCAA GCTAAACGGCGCAAGACCTATAGGCAAGAGATAATATCCAATTATCAG CCACGTTTCAAGGGGTTGTATAAACTTGATCccaaattgtttttgcttCCCTCGTTCCGCAAGGCGATCAGCGAAAACACAGAGGAAAGCTTCAGACGTATCATTTCTGAACCGTTTCCTGgtgtttttgtctttaaaatgtttcagcCTGACTTCTCTGAGAAATTGCTATTAGAG GTAGAGAATTTCAGAAAGTGGGCTAATGAGACAAACTTCACGATCAGGAGACCAGACAACACGAGTAAATACGGTGTTGTACTTGACGACTTTGGCCTGGATATTATGCTTAAGCAACTCATGGATGATTTTATCTTTCCTATTTGCAAAG TATTCTTTCCTGAAGTGTGTGGAACAATGTTTGACTCTCACTATggattttttattgaaaatggTGAAGATAGGGATGCTGACGTAG GCTTTCATGTGGAAGATTCAGACATAACATTGAATGTTTGTTTGAGTAAACAAGGTGAGGGAGGAGAAATACTTTTCGCAGGCGCACGATGCAATAAACATATGGATATAGATCCAAAGCCAGAG GAATATTTTGATTACTGCCATATACCGGGTCAAGCTATACTTCACCGTGGCTGCCACGTCCATGGTGCTAGAGCCACAGCATCTGGTCGTCGGGCCAATATGATTCTTTGGTGCCAGAA CTCTTTGTTTAGAGAGATGCAAACTTATGAACCGGAATTCTCAGACTGGTGCGGTCAATGTGTccatgaagagaaagaaaacaaaagccaGATTCTTGCTGTCAaaagaaag GAGATGTTTAGGATAGAGAGTGAAGCCGAACCTCCacgaaaaaaatga
- a CDS encoding auxin-responsive GH3 family protein (auxin-responsive GH3 family protein; CONTAINS InterPro DOMAIN/s: GH3 auxin-responsive promoter (InterPro:IPR004993); BEST Arabidopsis thaliana protein match is: Auxin-responsive GH3 family protein (TAIR:AT1G48660.1); Has 1327 Blast hits to 1306 proteins in 228 species: Archae - 0; Bacteria - 396; Metazoa - 53; Fungi - 2; Plants - 668; Viruses - 0; Other Eukaryotes - 208 (source: NCBI BLink).), which translates to MMNPSLNLMDLEELTSNAKQIQEDVLEEILTLNANTEYLHRFLHGSSDKVLFKKNVPVVTYDDVKPYIERVANGEPSDVISGGPITMFLRSTGTSGGKQKVFPVNDKYIEKLGYVIALRSLAMSKHFDSGGEQGKAMEFHCTKPPSATPSGLPRDEVVRVGAAFAFVLVRAIDFLEKHWKELCSNIRSGHVSEWITDLEGRNAVSTILRGPDSILADVIEQECSHKSWEGIITRLWPKAKYIDCIITGQMSQYIPMLEFYSNKLPIVSTTYGSSESTFGMNVDPLCKPQDTSYTCAPNISYFEFLPVDHKGDMASIVDLVDVKLGCYYEPVVTNYFGLHRYLIGDILQVTGFYNNTPQFRFVHRKNVVLSVRSETTTEEDILKALNHVGLVLESSDLMLMGFTCYADISTFPGHYVFYWELKAKDVQDVFELEEKVMVKCCSLLEESFDEVYRKNRSKDECIGPLEIRVVQQGTFDSLMEYFISQGGSIAQYKTPICINSSEALAVLENKVLARFFSEKSPPLDS; encoded by the exons atGATGAATCCAAGTTTAAATCTGATGGATCTGGAGGAGCTAACATCGAATGCAAAGCAGATACAAGAAGACGTATTGGAAGAGATACTCACACTTAATGCCAACACTGAATATCTTCACCGCTTCCTCCACGGGAGCTCTGATAAAGTGCTTTTCAAAAAGAACGTACCGGTGGTTACCTATGATGATGTTAAGCCTTATATCGAACGTGTTGCGAATGGAGAGCCCTCGGATGTGATTTCTGGTGGACCTATCACTATGTTCCTCCGTAG CACCGGAACTTCAGGAGGGAAACAAAAGGTATTTCCAGTGAACGATAAGTACATTGAAAAGTTGGGATACGTTATTGCTCTACGATCTCTCGCTATGTCCAA GCATTTTGATAGCGGTGGCGAGCAAGGAAAAGCGATGGAGTTTCATTGCACTAAACCGCCATCGGCAACACCCTCTGGTTTACCG CGAGATGAGGTTGTGAGAGTAGGTGCAGCCTTTGCTTTTGTCTTGGTTCGAGCCATCGATTTTCTTGAGAAACACTGGAAGGAATTGTGTAGCAATATCCGATCAGGTCATGTTAGTGAGTGGATCACTGACCTTGAGGGCAGAAACGCTGTCTCCACCATTCTTCGAGGACCTGATTCAATATTGGCTGATGTTATTGAACAAGAATGCAGCCACAAGTCCTGGGAAGGTATTATTACACGACTTTGGCCCAAAGCCAAATATATTGATTGTATTATAACAGGACAAATGTCTCAATACATTCCAATGTTGGAGTTTTATTCCAACAAGCTGCCTATAGTTTCCACAACATATGGGTCTTCTGAAAGTACATTTGGGATGAATGTGGATCCTCTATGCAAACCACAAGATACCTCCTACACATGTGCGCCGAACATCTCCTACTTCGAGTTTCTACCTGTTGATCACAAGGGAGACATGGCAAGCATTGTTGATCTTGTCGACGTCAAGTTAGGGTGCTACTATGAACCGGTGGTCACTAATTATTTTGGTCTACACAGATATCTTATTGGAGATATTCTACAGGTTACTGGATTTTACAATAACACACCTCAATTTAGATTTGTACATAGAAAGAATGTGGTTTTAAGCGTGAGATCGGAGACAACAACTGAAGAAGACATTTTAAAGGCGTTGAATCATGTGGGACtggttcttgaatcttcaGATTTAATGTTGATGGGCTTCACATGCTATGCAGATATCTCCACATTTCCAGGTCACTACGTTTTTTACTGGGAACTCAAAGCTAAAGACGTTCAAGATGTTTTCGAGCTTGAGGAGAAAGTAATGGTGAAATGTTGCTCTTTATTAGAGGAGTCATTTGATGaagtatatagaaaaaataggAGTAAAGATGAGTGTATCGGACCTCTAGAGATAAGAGTTGTGCAACAAGGAACATTCGATTCCCTCATGGAATATTTCATCTCCCAAGGAGGTTCGATTGCTCAATACAAGACACCCATATGTATCAACTCTTCTGAAGCCTTAGCAGTTCTTGAAAACAAGGTTCTTGCTCGATTCTTTAGCGAAAAATCTCCTCCTCTTGACTCATAG
- a CDS encoding 2-oxoglutarate (2OG) and Fe(II)-dependent oxygenase superfamily protein: MFQAKRRKTYRQEIISNYQPRFKGLYKLDPKLFLLPSFRKAISENTEESFRRIISEPFPGVFVFKMFQPDFSEKLLLEVENFRKWANETNFTIRRPDNTSKYGVVLDDFGLDIMLKQLMDDFIFPICKVFFPEVCGTMFDSHYGFFIENGEDRDADVGFHVEDSDITLNVCLSKQGEGGEILFAGARCNKHMDIDPKPEEYFDYCHIPGQAILHRGCHVHGARATASGRRANMILWCQK; the protein is encoded by the exons ATGTTCCAGGCTAAACGGCGCAAGACCTATAGGCAAGAGATAATATCCAATTATCAG CCACGTTTCAAGGGGTTGTATAAACTTGATCccaaattgtttttgcttCCCTCGTTCCGCAAGGCGATCAGCGAAAACACAGAGGAAAGCTTCAGACGTATCATTTCTGAACCGTTTCCTGgtgtttttgtctttaaaatgtttcagcCTGACTTCTCTGAGAAATTGCTATTAGAG GTAGAGAATTTCAGAAAGTGGGCTAATGAGACAAACTTCACGATCAGGAGACCAGACAACACGAGTAAATACGGTGTTGTACTTGACGACTTTGGCCTGGATATTATGCTTAAGCAACTCATGGATGATTTTATCTTTCCTATTTGCAAAG TATTCTTTCCTGAAGTGTGTGGAACAATGTTTGACTCTCACTATggattttttattgaaaatggTGAAGATAGGGATGCTGACGTAG GCTTTCATGTGGAAGATTCAGACATAACATTGAATGTTTGTTTGAGTAAACAAGGTGAGGGAGGAGAAATACTTTTCGCAGGCGCACGATGCAATAAACATATGGATATAGATCCAAAGCCAGAG GAATATTTTGATTACTGCCATATACCGGGTCAAGCTATACTTCACCGTGGCTGCCACGTCCATGGTGCTAGAGCCACAGCATCTGGTCGTCGGGCCAATATGATTCTTTGGTGCCAGAAGTAA
- a CDS encoding Auxin-responsive GH3 family protein (Auxin-responsive GH3 family protein; CONTAINS InterPro DOMAIN/s: GH3 auxin-responsive promoter (InterPro:IPR004993); BEST Arabidopsis thaliana protein match is: Auxin-responsive GH3 family protein (TAIR:AT5G51470.1); Has 884 Blast hits to 880 proteins in 162 species: Archae - 0; Bacteria - 280; Metazoa - 11; Fungi - 0; Plants - 404; Viruses - 0; Other Eukaryotes - 189 (source: NCBI BLink).), with protein MSLRFELKDLEELTSNVKQVQDDLLEEILQINANTEYLCQFLHRSSSKELFKKNVPVVSYDDVRPYIERVANGEPSNIFTGETITNFFLSSGTSGGKQKIFPVNNKYFENMIFIHALCSSTISKYIDGIGEGKVMAFLNTRPFSKTPSGLPVAPLSTSFAMSDYFKNRPSKCYISPDEVILCVDNRQNMY; from the exons atgagTTTAAGATTCGAGCTCAAGGATTTAGAAGAGTTGACGTCAAATGTGAAGCAAGTACAAGACGATTTGTTGGAGGAGATACTTCAAATTAATGCGAACACAGAATATCTCTGTCAATTTCTCCATAGAAGTTCTAGTAAAGagcttttcaagaaaaatgtaCCAGTGGTGAGCTACGATGATGTGAGACCTTATATCGAACGTGTTGCGAATGGAGAGCCTTCAAATATCTTTACGGGAGAAACCATTACTAATTTCTTTCTAAG CTCTGGAACTTCTGGAGGGAAACAAAAGATCTTTCCTGTGAACAACAAGTACTTCGAGAATATGATATTCATCCACGCTTTATGCTCGTCCACTATATCCAa GTACATCGATGGCATTGGGGAAGGAAAAGTGATGGCGTTTCTCAATACTAGACCGTTTAGTAAAACTCCCTCTGGTTTGCCTGTTGCTCCTCTATCTACAAGCTTTGCTATGAGTGATTATTTCAAGAACCGGCCATCAAAGTGTTACATTAGTCCCGACGAAGTCATATTGTGTGTGGACAACAGACAGAACATGTACtga